CGACCCTGCCCGCCATCCGCGTGGCCACGGCCGACAAGGTCTTCCTCACCATGGCCGACGGGACCACCAACGCGCTCTCCGTGAGCGGGACCGTGGCCGACCCGTCCGACGAGAAGGCCGACGCCGTGGTCTTCTCGCACGACGACCTGACCGTGAACGGGACCGGCGCCCTGAAGGTCAGCGCCCAGGGGGGCCATGGCATAGTCTCGAAGGACGACCTGGTCTGCGCCGGCGTGACACTCGAGGCCGACGCCTCGGGAGCCTGCCTGAAGGCCAACAACAGCGTGCGCATCGCAAGCGGGACCTACACCCTCACCTCTGACGACGACACCATCCATGCCGACTCCAACGACACCGTCGGCGGCTTCGTCTACATCCAGGACGGCACCTTCACCCTGGACGCGGGCGATGACGCGATCCATGCCGACGGGGCCACCCTCGTGGCCGGCGGCACCGTGGACGTCGAGAGGAGCTACGAGGGCATAGAGGGGACGACCGTGGCGCTGACGGGAGGCGACGTGACCGTCGTCTCGAGCGATGACGGCATCAACGCCGCATCCTCCGACGCCTCGGGCGACACGAGCACCGACCAGGTCGCGGCCGGCAACACCACCACCTCCACGGGTTCGGGCCAGGGTGGCCAGCAGGGTGGTGCCATGCAGGACTTCCACTCCAACGACTCCGCCAACGCCAGCAGCGGCGGCATGATGATGGACACGGACGACAGCTGCGTGGTCACCATCTCGGGTGGCACCCTCACCATCACGGCCTCGGGTGATGGCATCGACTCCAACGGCACCGTCGACGTCACCGGAGGCACGACCTACGTCTATGGCCCCGAGAGCGGTGGCAACAGCTCGCTGGACTATGGCACGGGGGCCACGATCTCGGGCGGCACCTTCCTCGCCGCGGGTTCGACCGGCATGGCCGAGAACTTCACCGACGGCACGCAGTGCACGGGCCTCGTGACCCTCTCCGGCTCGGCGGGTGACACCATCACCGTGAGTGACTCGTCCGGCACCACCATCGCACGCACGACGGTCGCCGCGTCGTACGGCTGCGTCATCGTGAGCTCGCCCGACCTGACCCAGGGTTCCACCTATACCGTGAGCAACGGCAGCACGAGCACGCAGGTCACCTTCGACAGCACGATCGAGAGCAGCATCTCGGGCGGCGGCACCAACATGGGCGGCGGACAGACCTCTGGTGGCATGGGCAGCGGGCAGGCCCCTGGCCAGAAGTCGTCCTCGAGCGCAGCCTAAGGCCGCCCACCGCGCATGTTTGCGTTCCTCCCCCGTGGGGCATACTATATGTTACCTTGTAGGTAATCATATGGTATGCCCCATGATAGGAGACGACCATGTCCCACGGACGCCCCCGCACGTCACTGCCCGGCATCACGCTCGTCGCGGCCCTCGCCCTCGCCACCCTCGGCATCACGGCCTGCGGCTCGGCAGGTGCCGCCTCGACCGCGACCACCTCGTCAGAAGCCACCTCGACCTCGGCCGTGACCAAGGCGGACTCGGCCATCCTGGGTACCTTCTCGGCAGATGACCTCGACGGCATCACGCATGACCAGTCGGCCCTCCAAGGCCACAGGCTCACCATGGTCAACGTCTGGGCCACCTACTGCAGCCCCTGCATCAGGGAGATGGGCTCCTTGGGCGAGCTCTCGGACGACTATGCCGACAAGGGTCTCCAGGTGATCGGCGTGGTGTCCGACACACTGAACTCCGATGGCTCGATCAGCTCGGACCAGGTGAGCACCGCCAAGAGCATCGTCGCGGCCACCGGGGCCGACTACCTGCACCTGGTCCCCTCGTCCGACCTCTATCCCCTCATCAGGACGGCGACGGCCGTACCCACGACCATCTTCGTCGACGAGACGGGCACGCAGGTCGGCAGGACCTATACGGGTGCCAAGAGCAAGGACGCCTGGGCGGCCATCATCGACGAGACCTTGGCGGCGGTGACCTCATGAGGAGGATCATCTCGCTCGTCCGCCATAGCCCGCTGGCACTCGTGGTCGCCGCCGCTGGTGTCGTGCTCATCGTGATCGGCGTGCAAGGTGGGGAGGCCCAGGTCGTCTTCCGCAAGGCCTCCCAGGTCTGCATGGAGTGCATCGGCCTTGGCTAGGACATCCCACACAGACGGGCGCCGACCGCTCCTGCACGGGCACGCACGCCTGGTGGTCCAGGCTGCGGCCACGTTCCTCTCGAATGCCGACCTCGCCGGATTCGCCGAGGGCACCATCCACACGGGCCCGAGCAAGGCCGTCTGCGTACCGGGCCTCAACTGTTACTCATGTCCCGGGGCCGTGGGCGCCTGTCCCATAGGGTCGCTGCAGGCCGTCCTCGCGAGCCGCGGCCGGTGGGCCTCGTTCTATGTGACGGGGTTCCTCGTCCTCGTAGGGTCGCTGCTGGGCCGCCTCGTCTGCGGCTGGCTCTGCCCGTTCGGGCTCGTGCAGGACCTCCTCCACAAGATCCCCTTCCCCCACAAGCTCAAGGTCCTTCCCGGCGAGCGCTGGGCGAGACGCCTGCGCTACGTGGTCCTGGGCCTGCTCGTCATCGTGCTGCCGCTCACCGTGCTCGACCTGGCGGGCCAAGGCCAGCCCTGGTTCTGCGAGTACCTGTGCCCGTCCGGCACCCTCTTCGCGGGCATCCCCCTCGTCGCCGCCAACCCTGGCCTCCAGGCAGCCTTGGGCTGGCTCTTCGACTGGAAGGTCGCCATCCTCGTGGCGTGCCTGCTCGCCTCCGTGGTGCTCTGGCGCCCCTTCTGCCGCTACCTCTGCCCGCTCGGTGCCGTCTACGGCCTGTTCAACCCGATCGCGCTCTATCGCTACCAGGTCGACGAGCATGCCTGCACCGACTGCGGGGCCTGCCATGCGGCCTGCCCCATGGACATCGACGCCCACGCCACCCCCAACAGCCGCGACTGCGTGCGGTGCGGGGCCTGCAAGTCGGCCTGCCCCACGGGCGCTCTCATGAGCACCTGGGAGGCGGCCGTGAGCGACCGCCTGTCCGAGGACGCGAGGCCGAGGGGCTAGCCCATCACCACCCCATCGCTTGCGCTACCCTGAGAGGCACCCTGACCCAAGGAGGCCCCATGTACGGACTCAAGACCGAGAGCTACTTCGACAGCGCGCACTTCCTCGCCGACTATCACGGCAAGTGCGAGAACCTCCACGGTCATCGCTGGCGCGTCGTCGCCTACATAAGCCAGGACGACCTGGGAGATGCCGGCACCGAGCGCGACATGGTGCTCGACTTCGGCCGCTTCAAGGCAACGCTGCGAGAGCTCACGGCGGAGTATGACCACACCTTCCTGGTGGAGGAGGGCACCCTCAAGCCCCAGACCATGGCGTGCCTCGAGGAGGAGGGCTTCTCGCTCACCATCCTGCCCTTCCGGACCACCGCCGAGAACCTCGCACGCCACTTCTTCGACCGCCTGGCCGAGAAGGGCCTGCCCGTCTCGCAGGTCGACGTCTACGAGACGCCGCTCAACTGCGCGACCTATCGTCGCGACTAGACCCATCCCATCGCAAACGGAGTGACCATGACCCAGCTCGAGACCGCACGTCTCATCCTCAGACCCTGGCACGAGTCAGATGCCCCCGCGCTCTTCTCGCATGCGAAGGACCCAGCCGTCGGCCCCGTCGCCGGCTGGCCCGCCCACAAGGACGTCGCCGAGAGCCGCCAGGTCATCCGCGACGTCCTGGCCGCCCCCGAGAGCTATGCCATCGTCATCAAGCGCCACGCCCTTCTCGACCGCCCCGTAGGCAGCATCGGCCTCATGATGGGCGACACGTCGGACATCGGGCTGCCTCCCGACGAGGCCGAGATCGGCTACTGGATCGGACGCAGCCACTGGGGTCACGGATACATGCCCGAGGCCGTGGTCGAGCTCATGCGCCATGCCTTCGTCGACCTCGGGATCAAGGCCGTGTGGTGCGGCTATGACGAGGGCAACGACAGGAGTCGACGCGTCCAGGAGAAGGTCGGCCTCAAGCCCCACCACATCCTCCACGACCGCGTGCGGCCCATCATGGGCGACGTCAGGACCGAGTACCTCACGAGGCTCACCCGCGAGGAGTGGTCGGCGGCACGTGCCGCTGACCCCGTGGACGATGCGACCATCGCAGCCCAGCAGGCCGAGAAGGACGACATCGAGGCGAACGTCGAGCTCGTGTCATTCGTCCGCAGCGGCGGGCAGACCGGGGCGGACCGGGCGGGACTCGATGCCGCGCGCGAGGCGGGGGTTCCCATCTGCGGATGGTGCCCGAAGGGGGGCCTTGCCGAGGACCTCCCCGACGAGCCTGGGGTCATGTCGGGCTACCCCGAGCTCAGGGAGACCCCGTCGGCCGGCTATGTGCAGCGGACGGCCTGGAACGTGCGCGACAGCCATGCCACGCTCATCGTGGCCCCCGACGGGCTCGAGCCCAAGAGCGGCACGGCCATGACGGTCGAGTACGCGCACGACTACGGCAGGCCCGTGTTCGTCGCGACCAAGCCCGAGGACCTCGCCGGCGCACGGAAGTGGCTCGAGGGCGTCGGACGCGGCATCACGCTCAACGTTGCCGGTCCCCGCGCCTCCAAGGTCCCCGAGGCCTACCCCATGACGAAGGACCTCGTCCTGTCCCTCCTGGAACACGACGACGGGCCAGCTCGGCCCTAGGCCAGGGCGTATCCCTTGAATGCCTCCATCGCAGCCTCGTCGGGCTCGCGGGCCATGAAGAACTCGTTGCCCATGTCATCGGAGATGGCATCAGGCATACGCCCGGACATCCGGACGTCTCCCCCGAAGCGGGCAAGGACGTCGTCGAAGGAATGCCGGTAGGTATGGATGTCACGGCGGCCCACATAGACGCAGTACTGGTCGTCGCCGCTCCTCGGTAGCGTCCGCGACCCGTGGCAGACCATGTCGGCCCAGATCTGGTAGACGTCGGTCGAATGCGCGATGTCCATCATGTCAGGTGTGTAGCCTCCGGCCGGCCGCATGTTCACCTCGAGCCCCACGAAGTCCCCCGGCCCACCGAGGCCCGGATGCTCCTGCTCGAGGCGGAAGAACTCCATATGGACGAAGCGGGCACGGACGCCGAACGAGGCGACCGTGGCGCGCCCGCGCTCACGAAGCTGCTGGGGGACCTCGGGCAGCGTGCAGTACGTGAAGTCGAGCCTCTGCTCGACGATCCTCGCCATGGAAGGTGGGAAGCAGCAGCTGCTCTCGAAGAGGGGCGTGCCGTCCTGGTCGATGATGGCATCGTAGCTGTAGATGTCCCCCGTGACGTACTCCTCCATCACGTATGGGACCATCGTCTTGGCCGCGAAGAAGCTCGCGAGGCCGGCGTCGTCCTCGATCTTGAACGTCCCCTCGGCGCCCACGCCCACGTCAGGCTTGGCAAAGACCGGATAGCCCCCGACCTCGCGGACGAAGTCCGCGGCCGCCGCCTGCGTGGAGACCTTGCAGGACCGGGCCGACGGCACACCCGCACGCTCGTAGAAGGCCTTCATGCCCCGCTTGCTCTTGAAACGGGCGACCCCAGCCGTATCGACCCCGGTGGTGATGGCGAAGTCGGTGCGGAGACGTGCGTCCTGCTCGAGCCAGTACTCGTTGTTCGACTCGAGCCAGTCGATGGCGCCATGGCGCGAGATGAGGTATGCGACGGCACGCTGCATCTCGTCATAGTCCGAGAGGGAGTCGACCCGGTAGTACTCGGCAAGCGATGCCTGGAGGTCAGCACCGAGGCTGTCGTAGGAGGCGTCCCCGATGCCGAGCACGGTGGCGCCGTCGCGGCTGAGACGGTCACAGAACCGACGGTAGTTCAACGGAAAGTTCGGAGACACGAAGACGAAGTTCATGGCACCACCCCCACAGCTGCAACCACGTGCTACCGCTCAGCCGACCCCCTACTTGGTCGGCTTCCGCGTTGCAGGCTTGGGTGCAGGCTTCTTGGCGGCAGGCTTCACGGCTGGCTTGGGCGTGGCCTTCTTCGCAGCAGGCTTGGCGGCAGGCTTCACGGCTGGCTTGGGCGTGGCCTTCTTCGCAGCAGGCTTGGCGGCAGGCTTCACGGCTGGCTTGGTCGCAGGCTTCGCGGCGGGCTTGGTCGCGGGCTTCGCGGCCGTCCTTGCCGCTGGCTTGGATGCCGGCTTTGCTACCGGCTTCTTGGCTGCCGGCTTCTTTGCAGCGGACCTCTTGGGTGCGGCCTTCTTTGCGGCAGGCTTCTTGGCAGTGGCCTTCTTGGCCGCGGCCTTCTCCTCCGCGTACGACGTCTTGGCAGAGGGGTCGCCCAGGATCTCCTCCATGAAGTAGGGGAGCTGCTTCTGCCACCATGGCCAGTCGTGTGCCACGTCGGTTCCCCAATAGTCGAACCAGGCGGGGATGCCCTTCTCGGCAAGCACCGTGTCAAGACGACGCGTCGAGGCGAGGAGGTCATCCTCCCAGGCACCCTGACCGACGCAGAAGATGATGTCGGAGTCACGATACAGGCTCATCCAGTCATGGTCCTCGGGCATGTTGGGCAGGAAGTCCAACGGCGAGTTGTCATAGACCAGGGGCTCCTGGTAGTTCGGGAAGAAGTAGTCCGCGTTGTAGATGCCCGAGAGGCCGATGACCGTGTCGAACAGGTCCGGGCGACGGAAGAAGAAGTTGGCCGCGTGGAGCGCTCCCATCGAGCAGCCGGTGACCATGGCCTTGTCGAACTGATGGTTGCGCCTCTCGAGCGTGGGGAGGAGCTCGTCGGTCACGTAGGAGAACCATGCCTCCTGGCGGTTGATGCGGTCGAGCTCGTCTGCATCGTCGTCACACCAGGACTCGTTGTCGATGGCATCCACGAGCACGAGCTGGAGCTTGCCGGACTCGATCCAGGGCATGACGGTCGCGACCATGCCGAAGTTCTCGAAGTCCGTGTAACGCCCGCCCATCGGCGGGAACGCAAGGCAGATCTTGCCCTTCGTCCCATAGACCTCATAGTCCATGTCACGGTCAAGCTTCTTGCTGTGCTCGCTGAAATGCTTCGCGTCCAAGGCATGCCTCCCGGTCGAAGTTTTCAGTCATTATAGCCATATCAGGTCATGGTGGTGTTTCTCGGCAGTACGAACGCGCAGGCCTCTGCGCATTCCACCTGCCGGCATGGGGTACTACTATCTAGACAGATGATGCACGTACGACGCAAAGGAGCGACATGGCATTCGACGCGAGCGACCTCTTCAGGAAGGCCGGCAGCCTCGCCGGTCAGGCCAAGCGGGCGGCCGAGGAGGCCGGCACCAAGGCCAAGCCCTTCCTCGACGACGCCGCCGAGAAGGCCAAGCCCCTCATGGAGCAGGCGGGAACCAAGGCCCAGGAGATGGCGGAGCAGGCCAAGCCCAAGGTCGAGGAGGCAGCCAAGCAGGCCGGCGACCTCCTCTCGACCGCACGGGACCAGTTCTCGCAAGGGTTCGAGAACTCCCAGGACGACGAGAAGGACGGGCTCGGCGATGTCGAGGGCAAGGCGCTCGAGGAGGGCTCTGCCGACGGGGGCGAATCCCCGGTGACGGCCTCGGAGCCGCCCGCTGACACGCCCGACCCGACCACGTCCGAGGATGTCGTGACCCCCTCGGAGGACGCTCCTGACGCCGACACCCAAGCCTAGCAGGCACCCATGTCCGCACCTGCCTGCGACGGACCCTCCGAGGAGGCATCCGCCGCAGGCAGGTCATCCGACCTCATCCACACGCGAGGGGCCCTCGTCAGAGGTTGTCGACCGCGTACTGGGCCTCGTCGGCCGTGAACTTCTCGCCATAGCTCGATGTGAGCTGGTCGTAGATCGCATCAGGTGACATGTTCATCTGCTCCTGGTAGCTACGGGCCTTGGCAAGCGCGTTGGCGTCATAGTCGACCTGGAGGTTGTCGACCGCATACTGCGCCTCGTCGGCCGTGAACTTCTCGCCGTTGTCCGATGTGAGCTGGTCGTAGATTCCCTGCCTCGACATGTGCATCTGGTCGGAGTAGCTCTTGCCCTTGGCAAGGGCATTCGCGTTGTAGTCGGCCTGCAGGTTGTCCACCGCATATTGGGCCGCATCGGTCGAGAACTGGTCACCGTACTCGGACGTGAGCTGGTCGTAGATTCCCTGCCTCGACATGTGCATACGCGAGGAATAGGACGCAGCCCTCGAGAGCGCCGAACGATACTCGGTGGGGACGTCAGCCGCGGCACTGCTTGACGCCGCAGGTGCCGAGACGGCCACCTCGCTCGATGCCGCGGATGCCGATGAGGGTGCCTCGCTCGATGCCGCAGACGTCTGGGCAGCCACGGGTGCCGCCTGGGTAGTCGCCGAGGTCGAGGTGCTGCCAGAGCGGCCGCCCGAGCATGCCAGCGCGACCGAGGAGAGCCAGCTGATGGTCCAGAACGCCATGAGGACGGTGACGATGACGCGGCCCACCGTTCCAGCGGGGACCTTGTTACGCCAGATGAGCCAGATTCCCACCGGTGGGAGGAAGATGCACATGAGGACCAGGAACCAGGTCCTGTCGAGGACGGACGCCTTCCTCCTCGGAGGCACCGCCGGAGCAGGCGTGGACGGAGGGCTCGGCTGCTGGCCTTGTGGCGACTCGGATGCCTGGGACTGGCCAGGCACCTCCCGCCTGGCAGAGGGTTGGCCGTCGGTCGCGCCGTCAGGGGGAATGGGTTGGTGGTCGTTGCTGTCCATGGGAATCTCCTTTGGTCGTATGGCGGCTCACGCCGTCAGGGACCATGCTAGGAACGCCCAGGACATTAATTCAGGTTCCCAACAGCCTGTGGGGACAGGCCACCCCCACGGTCGGGAGAACGAGCGGGGGCATTCCCGTCAGACCGAGAGCACGATGGCCATGGCCAGCGAGAACACGCCCACGGCCACGAGCGGCGCACATCCATCGAGGAAGGCAGGCACGGGAGGGAGCCGGTAATACAGCACGTAGCAGACCATGCTCCCCGCGAAGAGCGCGATCACCAGCACGAGCAGCACGGCACTTGCGCCGGGCGTCAGGGCACCGACCCCCGCCAGGCAGTCGAGGATGTCGAGCTCGAGCGCGAACCAGGCCACGATGAGGAGCAGCTCCGTGGTGACCTGCCTGGAGAAGACCCGATTGGTCACGACCAGGGCCACCACATAGACCAGCGCGCCACCCACGAAGAAGACCCAGCCCGGGAGCGCCCATGAGGTCACCCCGCTGGACGTGATGGCCGCGTCGACCGCACCCAGGCCGTCGGTGATGCGATAGACCCCCCAGGCGCCGCATGCCACAGCCCCCAGGATGCACGCCACGCCCACCCCGTACAGGACGCCTGTCGGCCTCTCTCGCCGCGGGTCGAAGAAGAGCCACCACCAGACGAGGTACAGGGCGGCACAGGCCACGAGTGCCCCATGCCCATGGGCGATCCCCCATACCGGCCATGCCTCGTTCGCAGCCATCCCGGCTCCTCTCCCCTGCCCCATGAAGGTCCCAGACAGGTAACCGTATCCAGCCTAGCACGCATGCCGACAGGCAGGGGCCCGTCCTGCCGAGGCGCACCCATCAGCTCAGGCCCAGCAGAGAGGGCCCCATCCTGCCAGGCCCGAGGCACGTCCAGGAGGGTGCGTCGGCCCCTCCACCACGTTTGTCGCCATCCCATGTCACCCCGCCGAATCCCATGAACACGTACCTTCCAATCGGGGATAAACCACTCATGGGGAGGCGCCTGCTCCGATCGCGACGTCCATCACGGGGAGAGGACCCAAGATGTATGGCACCGTCACAGACGTGCTCGACATCGAGATCGGCGCCTTCTGCCTCTTCATCCTCATCATGGTCCTGACCAAGGTAACCGAGGGGTTCGGCTCCGAGGGCGAGCGCCTGGACTTCAAGGTCGTCGTCGCCTCCGCCTGCCTCATCGTCGTATGCGACGTGGCCACCCGCGTGCTCGAGTCCCAGACCATCCCGGAATCCCTCGTCGCGGCCGACCTGCTCATCAATGCCCTCTACTTCCTCTCCCCTGGGATCATGTGCTTCACCTGGTTGCTCTTCGCCCACAAGCGCCTTGGCTGGCACCGCCTGTGGTCGCGTCCCCACCAAGGTCCTGTTGGGCCTGCCCTGTGGCATCCTGGCCGTCGCTGCCGTGCTGTCGCCTTGGACGGGATGGCTCTTCTACGTCAGCGAGGGGGCCTACCATCGAGGCCCCATCTACCCGCTCCAGTTCCTGGTGCTTGGCTTCTACTTCCTGTCCAACCTCGTCATGTGCCTTCGCGCCGCCCGGTCGGCTGCGAACCGCTGGGACCGCCAGGCCGCGCTCACGTTGTCCAGCTTCATGCTGCCGCCGATACTGGGCCTGCTGCTCCAGGTGGTCTTGCCGGGTTATCCCTTCGACATCGCCTTCATCACCGCGGCGATCCTCCTCGTGTTCATGAACCTCCAGAGCGCCGAGATCCTCCACGACCACCTCACCGGCATCAACAACCGCCGACGGATCGAGTCGAAGCTCCAGGAGCAGCTGGGGTCGTTGGGCATGGGCGAGCGCCTCGTCCTGCTCATGATCGATGTCAACGACTTCAAGGTCATCAACGACACGTTCGGCCACCCCGAGGGGGACCGAGCCTTGAAGCTCGTGGCCAAGGCACTCACCAGCACCTGCGGGAACCTCAGGACCGTGGTCGGCCGCTTCGGCGGGGACGAGTTCGAGGTCATCTGGAGACCGAAGCGCAAGGACGCCGCAGACCTGCCCGGCCTCATCGACGCCGCGATGCTGGACCTGAGCGAGTCCCATGAGCTGCCCTATGAACTCACCTTGAGCATCGGTATGGCAGAGGAGACGGGACCCACCGACGCGACTCCCGACGAGCTGCTCAAGAGGGCGGATGCCGACCTCTACCGGAAGAAGAACCGCTTTCATCAGAGGTGATGGTGCGGCCAGCGCACCCAGAGGGCCTTGATGGGCATGCACCACGAGGACCATCCACCACCGTCGGACGAGGATCCTCCATGGTCCCCTTCCCATCTATAACTGTGTCTGCTATGATTACAGTTAATCGGGAGGGGAGGTCATGCCATGAACGCAGAGTTCGCGACCGCGACCCACGCCTTGGTCTATCTCTTGCATGTAGGACGCTGCGTCACAAGTGACGAGCTCGCAGACAACATCTGCACCAACCCGGCACGCGTGCGCAAGATCATGGCAAAGCTCTGCAAGGCCGGCCTCGTGAGCTCCGGCGCTGGCCGGGCAAGCGGCTATTCCGACGCCGAGGACCACGACCTGGCCCGCATCACCCTCCGCGACGTGATCGAGGCCTTGGGCGAGAGTCCCGTCTCACCCTCCTGGCATCCCGGTGACGTGGACCGTCCCTGCCTCGTCTCCTCGGGCATGGGTGAGGTCATAGACGACGTCTACGACAGGCTCAACGAGCGGTGCCTCGAGGAGCTGGCCAGCATCTCGATCGGACAGGTCCTGCACACCCTCGAGGAGCGGGAGGCAGGCCTCACGACAGGCCCCACCGAGGCCGACCGGCACGATGTCGGCCTCGCGCACGCATGGCAGGCAGACACGTCTGGGGCATGACCCGGACGCGACCCCGGAAGGGAGCACCATGACCAGCTACGACGCGATCGTCATCGGGTTCGGCAAGGCAGGCAAGACCTTGGCAGGATCTCTCGCCAAGCGGGGGCGCACGGTCGCCCTCATCGAGCGCGACGCCGACATGTATGGCGGCACCTGCATCAACGTGGGATGCATCCCCTCGAAGTCCCTCGTAGGCAGCGCCGCCGAGGCGGCACGGCACGCGGACGAGTCCGTTGAGGCCAAGGCGGAGCGCTACGCCGCCGCCATCGCCGAGAAGCGCCGCGTCACCTCCCTGCTCCGCGGCAAGAACTATCACAAGCTCGCCGACCTCGACACCGTGGACGTGATCGACGGGACCGCAAGCTTCGTCGCCCCAGGCACGGTCCTGGTCACACGGCCCGACGGCACGAGCGAGCGGGTCTGCTCACGGCAGGTCTTCGTCAACACGGGCGCCCGCCCGTCAGACCCTGGCATCCCTGGCATCGAGGGCAACCCCCATGCCTACACCAGCGAGACCCTCATGGACGAGGACGTCCTTCCCTCCCGACTCACCCTCGTGGGGGCCGGCTACATCGGCATGGAGTTCGCCTCGATGTACGCGAGCTTCGGCTCGACCGTCACCGTGCTCCAGCAAGGGGAGACGTTCCTCCCCCGTGAGGATGCCGACGTGGCCGAGGCCATACGTGGGCTCCTCGAGGGCCAGGGGGTACGGTTCGTGCTTGGGGCTGACATCACCGCCATCGAGGGCGGCAACGTGCGCTACCGCGGTGGCCATCCCGCCGGCGAGGAGGCGGACGAGGCAGGACGGGAGCACGTCCTCGCCGGTGACGCCGTCCTCGTCG
This genomic stretch from Atopobiaceae bacterium harbors:
- a CDS encoding FAD-dependent oxidoreductase; amino-acid sequence: MTSYDAIVIGFGKAGKTLAGSLAKRGRTVALIERDADMYGGTCINVGCIPSKSLVGSAAEAARHADESVEAKAERYAAAIAEKRRVTSLLRGKNYHKLADLDTVDVIDGTASFVAPGTVLVTRPDGTSERVCSRQVFVNTGARPSDPGIPGIEGNPHAYTSETLMDEDVLPSRLTLVGAGYIGMEFASMYASFGSTVTVLQQGETFLPREDADVAEAIRGLLEGQGVRFVLGADITAIEGGNVRYRGGHPAGEEADEAGREHVLAGDAVLVATGRRPNVADLDLAAAGIQLTERGAIKVDGLLRTTAPDVWAMGDVAGSPQFTYASLDDFRIVAQQLQTGDPLAAGTTDGSWGTPDTSWRTTSQRTNVPYSVFMATPLGRAGITEAQASRAGLDFHVLKMPTAAVPKAQVLRQTGGLLKAVVEDGTDRILGVALLMPEAHEVVNLVSLAIDQGLTAGDLASRIYTHPVMCEALNDLFAL